DNA from Rhinolophus sinicus isolate RSC01 linkage group LG16, ASM3656204v1, whole genome shotgun sequence:
tccaaagctcttcctgccccagattcagagcccgtatgtttcagcagttctgtttacccctgcagggatccacccagataggtggggccaagggcagggtgagttgtgagaggtggcccagagcaatggcagcgaccaccaccacagccggtcctgcttccacagctccctcccctttgccggaactagttgggctgcgaatctgtgtctgcggtccacagttctcagaacagcaaatattctgttcttttgatctgacaccactactgttccgcttctaccaccaggcaggtggggcgggttgagctctgggaggggtgggagggggcggatagtctcagtgcctaagacttctgttctctgctcggcagtgagggctcaaacctccgttttcagccttcttccctcggtcttttctctgaggtcactgccgtgagcgttgggttcagccatgttgtatgctgccccctcagccctgtgggccataagcggagccctagcagtccaagttcttccctctcccgcagctgcggtagttccgggaagcagcgagctcagagcactgagcgaggtctgcatCCTGCGACCGCGCAGCTCCATCTccacatttctccctttcctcctccccactgctcttgcgattcgcccacctttaggtgaattcagtagtggacctcttcgtcttgcctgtctgctgtgcagggagtcctttgtggagttattgttgttcgattagttgtaaattccaggggagctttacagaggctcacctcatgccgccattttgatgacatctgctatttttttctttattgcctttGAGCTCCACTGTGTTTAAATTCCTTTTGTCCTATTTCATTAAGCATTTTTCTGTGTCTACTGTTGTGGGAGGTACTTCCCTTGCTAGCTCTGTCCAGCATGTTGACCTGAATGGTCATCTTTCTGAAACTACCTGTGGTCCTGCCCCTCCTTCACTTGATTTTTGTGGACTTGGTAGcattgcttcatttatttatccaacaaatatttattgattataatcTCTGATAATACTGTAGTGAGCAAGCTAAagtctctgtcctcatggagttttcTATTCTACTTGGAGAGACAGAAGATGAACTTGTAAACAGTGCATAAAAATGTGAACTAGTTTGTGAGATGTGCTCTAATGGAATCAGAGTGTTGGAGAGTAAGTAATTGTTCGGGGGGGTTACTTTAGCTACAGCAGTCAGGGAAGATCTCTCTATAGAGGCTGCATTTAAAGCCGAGATCAGAAGGATGAGGAGAGGCCAGCCCTGCAGATAGTGGAAGGCTTGGTTAGGGTCAAGAGTTAATTCCAAGCAGTGGAAACTACAAGAACAAGGACCCAGACAGAGGCAGGGAATCACTTGGCATGTTAGAGTTACTGAGGTGACACCTGTGTGCTCTCATGAAGGGAGAGTGTGCCCCAGTGAGGTTAGAGATGCAAGCGGGAGCCACCGAGCTCGCTTCATCcgccctcctctctctgcccaccCTTCCCTTCACTCTGTCATCTTGCCGCATTGTTTCTTCCCCAAATGGTCCCATGCAAAGTTGCCTCCTCACTATCTCAGTTCACACTGCTCTTTGTTTTTCTACGTTTCAGAATGTAATATGGATAGTTGTTTACATAACAGTGTTCTCCAATAGGCCTTAAGCTTCTGTCAGAGGATATGTCTTATTTTTGATCCCAGCTCATAGCACAATGCTGTACATGGTAGGCACATAAAAACCAtgattgaataatttttcttttttagcagtTCCTGCTGAGGGCTTCCTttctaatacttttaaaataacttctcatAGATAATTTTTGTGGTGTTTAAACCACTATGGTGAAGAAAACCATCAACCTGAGGAAGAATGTGTTTGCTTAAGACTTGTTTCTGGTACTGCAAGGGAAAATCAGGGTGTCCTATAATGTAATATTACACTATAATGGGTCAAAtggtgcccccaccccccaatatgtccacatcctaatgcccagaacctgtgaatgtgaccttatttggaaacaaaaagtcttttcagatgtaattaagttaaggatgtTGAGATGAGCTCATACCAGATTATTTGGACCCTAAATTCAATGACAAGTGTCCTCAGaaaagacagaagaggagaagccaTGTGAatatggaggcagagattgaaggGATGCggcacaagccaaggaatgccaggagCCACCAGAGTCTGGGAGAGGCAGGATGGATCCTCCCGTGGCCTGGAGAAcacttgatttcagacttctggctccagaactgtgagagaaccgTGGCTTGCTGTTGCCATAAGCCCCTCAGTTTAACACATGTCCCTCCCATTATACCTCAGTTACCTCCTCTGTAACATGGATATAAGAATACCTACCTCAGAAGCTTATCGACATGGTTAAATGAGATCTATCTGTAAGGTGCTTAGCTCTTAGTGACTGTTCAAAAATAGTGATggctcccctccttccccacctcttcttcttctttaaggACTTAGGGGTTTGCTTGCTTTTATGAATAAAAACTCAACGATAGAGTGGGACATTCTGTCTTGTGATTGCCTGGTGAGTCAAAGCTCATATCAGGGACTTAACCTGAGAGCTCCAACTTCCGCCTGAGCCCATGTGGTACTCTGGGGCCCTGGGGCCTTTTGTGACCCTCCAGTTGGGGTTTGTATCAAGGAAGGGTTCAGCTTCCTGCTGCCAGTTGGGGGAAGACATATGAACTCAGATACCTAATTTGGAATGATCCACCCGGAGCAGAAAGCAACCTCTCAGTCCTCTCCAGAAAGGGAAGGTTGGTTCTAAATGTGTGATTCCTATTAAGGCCTCTGAGACAGGACATTGCCAAAGACCGGACACACCAATCATGAGAAATTCCCCATACTGAGGCCGGGCTTGCTGTGTTTGTCTGAACGCCTTGCACCCCGGGAACTGGGAAGCGCCTCGCCCTCCTCCGCGGCCCAGGGCTGAGTGCAAGGCTCATCGTCCCTCTCCCCACAGATGGCTGGCACTGTGCTCGGAGTGGGGGCCGGTGTGTTCCTCTTAGCCCTGCTGTGggtgctggtgctgctgctgtGCGTGCTGTTGTCCAGAGCCGCTGGGGTAGCCAGGTGAGGCATTCTCTCCCGCCGGGGTCCCTGCTAAAGCAATTAGAAGCGAAATTGCTGATGCTCTTTACACATTTCGAATTCAGAAGATCCTTGTTGTATTGGCACTTTGAGTGAGTTGCATTTTAACTGCTTATCATAAGCACAAACCGTGTTATTAGCTCTGAAGTagaggtgggaggagatgggaagtggtatttttcagttcttattgTAGAGGAGATGGGGGGGTGGGacatgagacaaaaagaaaatctgtttccaCTGCCTATTGAATTTCTTGGGGTTGTACGTGTGTGAGTTTCTTAACTGTTCAGACTTACGGCAGATGCATAGTCCAGTCCCTAAGGCTTCAGACCTGGGCCCAGACCCTGAAGTCACGCAGGATGGTGACCTGGCTCTCCATCAGGGCCGACTTCAGAAAAGAGTCAGGACATAGCTGCCTGGAGCAGTGGTACAGTGTTGTACTCTCCAGCCACATAGTGTCACACGAAGCAGTGTGTTACATAACCACGTAACATACTAAAGCATACtgctctaaaaacaaacacagaagtgggggtgagggagggccTGCTTTGGTTTTTCATCATTGTGACTGCGCAGAGGCAAAAATGAAAACGACCAATTCCCATTCTTAGGAATTTGGAATGGCCGGGCATAAGCAGGAATGTATCCAGCTGGTACCtgtctaccctgtttccctgaaaataagacctaggcagacaattggctctactgcatcttttggaacaaaaattaatataagacctggtcttacgttagataagacgcggtcttattttactataaaatgttcatttttgctccaaaagatgcattagagctgattgtccagctaggtcttattgtcagggaaacacggtaggaggaAGGGTTTGGGATGAAGgggaaaacatttctaaattcaTGGGGCAGTGTGGACAGCAGGTCTCTGGGCTCTGTCAATGGGCTGAAACATAGCAGACGAGCCCCAGGGAAGAGCCCATCCCGGCCTGACTGACTAGAGAGGAAACTAAACAGTGCTTTCACACTCTTTGTCTCTTGACCCCAGGTTCTCTGTCATGTTTGTGTTCCTCGGTGCTCTAATCATCACGTCAGTTCTGCTGCTCTTCCCCCGAGCCAGTGAAAGCCCAGCCCCAGAGGTCGAAGTGAAGGTAAAACTGTTGGTTTCATTTTGCCTCCTGAGTTGTAACTCGCGTTTGTCTTGCTCTAAACCTCACTCCTGCCCTGTGGTGTCCCTGATGTTAGGTTGGCTGACCAGTGTTGGAAGATTTGTAAAGTTAAAACAAGGATGGGGAAAGTTCAGGAGGAGGTTTGCATTCCCCACCCCATCACCCAGGAAGAGAATCTCATTCTGACTCTGCATCAAGTTGAACAAGCAGTGTGTCCAAAAGCCATCTTATACGTACAATGGGGCAGAGACAGGGAAAATGGGTTAAGAATAGGAATAGGCCTGGTCCCGATGTAAAAGCGTGCCCATTCCTGGTGGCCTGGGCTCAGAAGCTCAGATCCTGGACCTGTAGTTCTGCAGTGCCCTCAGGTGCTGAGGGGCATGCTTTTCTACCTCCGTGTGAATTTTCCCACGTCTGATGTGAAGAGAATACTTTTCATAGAGAAGAGCAGTGAGGAAAGGTGAactgtttttcgtttttgtttttgaaagcagAAGCTGTACAGGTAGATGAGGTCATTATTCACAGTCTTAGGGGATGTGTCCTCACTTCTGGACACATCTGCCAGCACCCACCTCTctggatggatttttttttatcatctttctCATAGTCCGTCTCTGGACACCCCACCGTTCTGGTTCATTCCTGGGTGGGGCTCTGGCTTTACCGTGCATGGCATGGATCCCTATGAGCTGGATAATGGGATTGACTTCTTGTGCCCCATTACTTCTTCTGTCAGCTTCTTTCCTCTCAAACCTCTCCTTTAACTTTTTAGGTAGGAATGGTGATAATAAAACAGCTAACACTTTTAAGGGCCAACCACGTGCAAGATCCTGTGCTAAGCATACCGTTTGTTATCTCATTAAAATCTCGAGATGACCCTAAGAAGTATGAAGTAGGCActgttacccccattttataggcaAGGACACTGAGGCTGTAAGAGgttaaagtaacttgcccaaggtcatacatttgtataccgtgtttcccccaaaataagacccagccagccaatcagctctaaagcgtcttttggagcaaaaattaacataagacctggtcttatattacatcaTGTTagataacacccggtcttatagtaaaataaaaataagaccgggtcttgtattaatttttgctccaaaggatgccttagagctgattgtccggctaggtcttatttttggggaaacacggtagaaagaGTCAGAGCAAGGATTGAAGCTGAGCTCTGTCTTCAAAACATTCATTGTTAGGGATTCAATGGAGTATTAGGGGCCATCACAGAGAGTTCATAAGTAACTGTTTCGACACTAGACAACAGGACACAAAATTATATTACTCCTGAACTAAAATCCGCACATATTTCCACCTCTGTCTAGGACTAATCATGGCAAAAGGGAGGAAATTTGTTCTGAAGGCTCCCAGGGAAATAATAGCACACAATGTAAGGAATTATTTCCATCCATGCCAGGTTCTCTTGTCAGCGTTTGGAAACTACTGTCAGTGTGAGTACCGTGTGAGCTAGGGCCAGGCTCCCACCTCTGCTTCCCTGTCTCAAAGCGGGAGAGCGATGAAGGCCGCTGTGTCTTTCGATTGCTGCAGATATAAATGTTGAGAGAAGGGCACAGAGCAAACACTATCCTGAAATCAATCCCTCTAGCCTCTGTCATGAGTTTCAGACccaggagagaagaatggggcttGAGCAAAAGAGGTTCGTCAGCATGGCCAGCAGGATCGGAGTTCTCATTTTCAGGTTTGAGAACCAGCCCCTGCAGCAGCCTGGCTCAATACCTATCAATAATACATGACCTGGGCTTTCTGCACCCAAGGCCTGCTAATTGGCTAATTAAAAAGGGAAACGTGTCGAACGAGCAAACATGTAGCCCGCGAGAGAC
Protein-coding regions in this window:
- the TMEM218 gene encoding transmembrane protein 218 isoform X2 yields the protein MAGTVLGVGAGVFLLALLWVLVLLLCVLLSRAAGVARFSVMFVFLGALIITSVLLLFPRASESPAPEVEVKIVDALFIGRYVLLAFLTAVFLGALFLVLTHHLLEPVYAKPLRSC
- the TMEM218 gene encoding transmembrane protein 218 isoform X1, yielding MMAGTVLGVGAGVFLLALLWVLVLLLCVLLSRAAGVARFSVMFVFLGALIITSVLLLFPRASESPAPEVEVKIVDALFIGRYVLLAFLTAVFLGALFLVLTHHLLEPVYAKPLRSC